A portion of the Gymnogyps californianus isolate 813 chromosome 25, ASM1813914v2, whole genome shotgun sequence genome contains these proteins:
- the SNX19 gene encoding LOW QUALITY PROTEIN: sorting nexin-19 (The sequence of the model RefSeq protein was modified relative to this genomic sequence to represent the inferred CDS: deleted 2 bases in 1 codon), producing MPSQRPSGVRRALLVLVAALGWLLALQLLLDLRALGLLCGALAALGGWLGPQALSPSGRRLRLERFVSSLRPQPHCPAAKGRLEREIAGTVRKVVRDFVASWYRTISSEPAFEAEVEKAMMGLATELRQRMGRVDRQALARRILLLCGHHLQSYLQAREALRDDPEGGRTLWLEYSRLAGPHPALRSPAAEVGYARAAVEMLLRALVPRPHLETRTGRFVVVELVACNVLLPAIRKMADPDWINLLLIGAFSKKPRSEEPPPAPPVPDFLPVTVQTDAVPALPPSPRATEVPRREAGAAGEEGEDQASGLCHTEEPFLRPRALGSLFACEGLELESPAPDAGQDTNLLALLPAREFPDEPLQETSAVVEGPATLEDGMGDLEEGIATSSDAGLLPASAFALSSCPDIQIDPAVEKEEESPAVPKKLSSQRPSSLGKDLGAAEGQPQSPPDPGQTLLSSSPTASISTFSFEPLSSPDGPVVIQNLRITGTITAREHSGTGFHPYTLYTVKYETALEGESAGSLQQMAYHTVNRRYREFLNLQTRLEEKPELRKFLKNIKGPKKLFPDLPFGNMDSDKVEARKSLLESFLKQLCAVPEIANSEEVQEFLALNTDARIAFVKKPFVVSRIDKIVVNAIVDTLKTAFPRSEPQSPTEDLSESEVDGKSQTDGKKTNKSRLRFSSSKIAPVLSTSEAHDRIVYSIREGSAVSGTLSLAAMESFIQKQEKLLEAVLSKAPEGEGSRDAKESSVQEDMAGLGTSEQGPHPDTDSDSETALADLALDVLRLLLMDHWSWLCTENIQKVFHLLFGTLIQRWLEVQVVNLTCTQRWVQYLQLLQESIWPGGVLPAVPKPARTEEQKKAAAEQALQSLMGILPNVIQEILGTSKCRMSWNLVLESLGQPVINRHLVFCLLDILLEFLVLKGSSDELETAAAAPSASSGLDKAGISAH from the exons ATGCCAAGCCAGAGGCCATCAGGGGTCCGTCGGGCGCTTCTGGTGCTGGTGGCCGCgctgggctggctgctggcCCTGCAGTTGCTGCTCGACCTGCGGGCACTGGGGCTGCTCTGCGGGGCACTGGCGGCGCTGGGCGGCTGGTTGGGCCCCCAGGCTCTCAGCCCCTCTGGCCGGCGGCTGCGGCTGGAGCGTTTTGTCAGCTCCCTGcggccccagccccactgcccgGCGGCCAAGGGGCGGCTGGAGAGGGAGATCGCCGGCACTGTCCGCAAAGTGGTGCGGGACTTTGTTGCCTCCTGGTACCGCACCATCAGCAGCGAGCCGGCCTTCGAGGCTGAGGTGGAGAAGGCCATGATGGGCCTGGCTACTGAGCTGAGGCAGCGGATGGGGCGAGTTGACCGCCAAGCCCTGGCCCGccgcatcctcctcctctgcgGCCATCACTTGCAGAGCTACCTGCAGGCCCGTGAGGCCCTGAGGGACGACCCAGAGGGTGGCCGGACCCTGTGGCTGGAGTACAGCCGGCTGGCGGGGCCGCATCCTGCCCTCCGCAGCCCGGCGGCTGAGGTGGGCTACGCCCGGGCTGCTGTGGAGATGCTGCTGCGGGCGCTAGTGCCCCGGCCCCACCTGGAGACACGGACGGGACGCTTCGTGGTGGTGGAGCTGGTCGCCTGCAACGTGCTGCTGCCGGCCATCAGGAAGATGGCCGATCCTGACTGGATCAACCTGCTGCTCATCGGGGCTTTCTCCAAGAAGCCCCGGAGTGAGGAGCcgccccctgcacccccagtGCCTGATTTCTTGCCCGTCACGGTGCAGACGGACGCCGTCCCTGCG ctgcccccctccccgagGGCCACGGAGGTGCCCAGGCgagaggcaggggctgctggcGAGGAGGGAGAGGATCAGGCGAGCGGGCTGTGCCACACAGAGGAGCCCTTCCTCCGCCCGCGAGCCCTGGGCTCCCTCTTCGCCTGTGAGGGCTTGGAGCTGGAGTCCCCCGCGCCCGATGCGGGCCAGGACACGAACCTGCTGGCACTGTTGCCTGCAAGGGAGTTCCCCGATGAACCCCTCCAGGAAACCTCCGCTGTGGTGGAGGGACCGGCCACTTTGGAGGATGGCATGGGGGACCTGGAGGAGGGCATTGCCACCAGCTCGGATGCTGGCCTGCTTCCCGCCTCTGCTTTTGCGTTGAGCTCCTGCCCTGACATCCAGATTGACCCAGCGgttgagaaggaagaggaaagcccAGCTGTCCCCAAGAAGCTCTCCTCGCAGAGGCCCTCCAGCTTGGGGAAAGATCTGGGGGCAGCTGAGGGCCAACCACAAAGCCCCCCAGACCCCGGGCAGACTCTGCTCTCATCCTCCCCAACGGCTTCCATCAGCACCTTCAGCTTTGAGCCCCTCAGCAGTCCCGACGGGCCAGTCGTCATCCAGAACCTGCGGATAACTGGGACCATCACTGCTCGAGAGCACAGTGGGACTGGCTTCCACCCCTACACCCTGTACACAGTCAAG TACGAGACAGCCCTGGAGGGTGAGAGCGCAGGCAGCCTTCAGCAAATGGCTTACCACACCGTGAACCGCCGTTACCGAGAGTTCCTCAACCTCCAGACCAGACTGGAGGAGAAACCGGAGCTCCGCAAGTTCCTGAAAA ATATCAAAGGCCCAAAGAAACTGTTCCCTGATCTCCCATTTGGAAATATGGACAGCGATAAAGTGGAAGCCAGAAAAAGTCTGCTAGAATCTTTCTTGAAG CAATTGTGTGCCGTCCCTGAGATTGCCAACAGTGAGGAGGTACAGGAGTTCCTCGCCCTGAACACTGACGCCAGGATCGCATTCGTCAAGAAGCCCTTCGTTGTCTCCAGGATAGACAAG ATCGTTGTCAACGCCATTGTGGACACCTTGAAGACGGCATTCCCCAGGTCGGAGCCCCAGAGCCCCACGGAGGATCTTAGCGAGTCTGAAGTGGATGGGAAATCTCAGACAGACGGGAAGAAGACTAACAA GTCCAGGCTGAGGTTCTCATCCAGTAAAATTGCTCCAGTGCTGAGTACGAGCGAAGCGCATGACAGGATTGTGTACTCTATCAGGGAGGGCAGCGCT GTCTCTGGTACTCTGTCGCTGGCTGCTATGGAGTCCTTCATCCAGaagcaggagaagctgctggaggcagTCCTCAGCAAAGCTCCCGAAGGCGAGGGAAGCAGAGACGCTAAGGAAAGCTCCGTGCAGGAGGATATGGCCGGGCTGGGCACGTCAGAGCAGGGGCCACATCCAGACACGGACTCTG ACTCTGAGACAGCTTTGGCTGACCTCGCCCTGGACGTGCTTCGTCTGCTGCTGATGGATCACTGGAGCTGGCTGTGCACAGAGAACATCCAGAAGGTCTTCCACCTGCTCTTCGGGACCCTCATTCAAAG GTGGCTGGAAGTCCAGGTGGTTAACCTGACCTGCACCCAGCGTTGGGTCCAGTACCTCCAGTTGCTACAGGAATCCATCTGGCCTGGAGGAGTTTTACCAGCAGTGCCTAAACCAGccaggacagaggaacagaagaaagcagcagcagagcaggccCTGCAGAGCCTGATGGGGATCTTGCCTA ATGTGATCCAAGAAATCCTTGGAACCAGTAAATGTCGGATGAGCTGGAACCTGGTACTGGAGTCCCTGGGGCAGCCTGTGATAAACAG GCACCTGGTTTTCTGCCTCTTGGACATTCTGCTGGAATTCTTGGTTCTGAAGGGCTCCAGCGATGAGCTCGAGACCGCAGCTGCCGCGCCATCTGCCTCCAGTGGCCTGGACAAAGCAGGCATTTCAGCACATTAA